A window from Bosea sp. ANAM02 encodes these proteins:
- a CDS encoding MFS transporter: MSADAASHSSRHPTDDHGRDHVSPADIALGVIIGRTSEYFDFFVFGLGCVLVFPELVFPFADRLTGTLYAFGIFALAFITRPIGSVLFFAIDRQYGRATKLTVALFLLGGSTAGVAFLPGHATIGIWSIVILAGFRLLQGIALGGAWDGLSSLLALNAPPNRRGWYAMLPQLGAPFGFILAAGLFAYFEGALSKQDFLGWGWRYPFFVALTINVVALFARLRMVATHEFAELLQTRELMPVPVFELVRVHGRTLVLGAFVPLASFALFHLVTIFPVSWINLFTDRSVSEFLLVQAAGGVVGAGAIVTSGLIADQIGRRNTLLLSGGMIALFSLSSIVAPLLFGDSLAGQTIYVIIGFGLLGLAYGQAAGAVASSFKAPYRYTGAALTSDFAWLIGAGFAPLVALTLSSGFGLAWVGLYLLSGALCTLAALWFDRRLEARYE; the protein is encoded by the coding sequence ATGAGCGCTGACGCGGCGAGCCATTCATCGAGGCATCCGACGGACGATCATGGCCGCGACCACGTCTCGCCGGCCGATATCGCGCTCGGCGTCATCATCGGCCGAACCTCGGAGTATTTCGATTTCTTCGTCTTCGGCCTCGGCTGCGTCCTGGTCTTTCCCGAACTCGTCTTTCCCTTCGCGGACCGCCTGACGGGCACTCTCTACGCCTTCGGCATCTTCGCGCTAGCCTTCATTACCCGCCCGATCGGCTCGGTGCTGTTCTTCGCCATCGATCGTCAGTACGGCCGCGCGACCAAGCTCACAGTCGCTCTCTTCCTGCTCGGCGGATCGACCGCGGGCGTCGCCTTCCTGCCCGGCCATGCCACCATCGGGATCTGGTCGATCGTCATCCTCGCCGGCTTCCGCCTGCTGCAGGGCATCGCGCTCGGCGGCGCCTGGGACGGGCTGTCATCCCTGCTCGCGCTCAACGCCCCTCCGAACCGCCGCGGCTGGTATGCGATGCTGCCGCAGCTCGGCGCGCCCTTCGGCTTCATTCTCGCCGCCGGCCTCTTCGCCTATTTCGAGGGCGCGCTCTCCAAGCAGGATTTCCTGGGCTGGGGCTGGCGCTATCCGTTCTTCGTCGCGCTGACGATCAATGTCGTCGCGCTCTTCGCGCGGCTGCGCATGGTCGCGACCCATGAATTCGCCGAGTTGCTGCAAACCCGCGAATTGATGCCGGTCCCGGTCTTCGAGCTCGTCCGCGTCCATGGCCGGACCCTTGTCCTCGGCGCCTTCGTGCCATTGGCGAGCTTCGCGCTCTTCCACCTCGTCACCATCTTCCCGGTGAGCTGGATCAACCTCTTCACCGACCGCTCGGTCTCGGAATTCCTGCTGGTGCAGGCCGCCGGCGGCGTGGTCGGCGCCGGCGCGATCGTCACCTCCGGCCTGATCGCCGACCAGATCGGCCGCCGCAACACGCTGCTGCTCTCGGGCGGGATGATCGCGCTGTTCAGCCTGTCGAGCATCGTCGCGCCGCTCCTCTTCGGCGACAGCCTGGCGGGCCAGACGATCTACGTGATCATCGGCTTCGGCCTGCTGGGCCTCGCCTACGGCCAGGCCGCCGGCGCGGTCGCCTCCAGCTTCAAAGCGCCATATCGCTATACCGGTGCGGCGCTGACTTCGGACTTCGCCTGGCTGATCGGCGCCGGCTTCGCCCCGCTGGTCGCGCTGACGCTGTCGAGCGGCTTCGGTCTCGCCTGGGTCGGGCT
- the cyoA gene encoding ubiquinol oxidase subunit II, producing MRIFRILPLLPLFALLGGCQMVLLGPSGDVALQQRNLLLASTALMLLVIVPVMALTIFFAWRYRASAKASYDPDWNHSLPLEVVIWSVPLLIIVVIGAMTWMGTHLLDPYRPLDRISAGKPVVEAKAGGNGARKEPLVIQVVALDWKWLFLYPAQGIASLNEVVAPVDQPIEFRITSSSVMNSLFIPALAGQIYAMPGMQTRLNAVINHAGEFEGFSANYSGAGFSDMRFRFRGVDDKAFGDWVQGALRDGSTLGRGEYLVLERPSEREPVRYFRDIPSDLFSAVLNMCVDRAKMCTRDMMALDAKGGGGREGIHIVAQLEYDKSVRRGGQPMPPRPFVTAICTPTDVYGTAGVTARVAN from the coding sequence TTGAGAATCTTTCGAATTCTACCGCTTCTGCCGTTATTCGCGCTGCTCGGCGGCTGCCAGATGGTGCTGCTCGGCCCCTCCGGCGATGTCGCCCTGCAGCAGCGCAACCTGCTGCTCGCCTCCACCGCGCTGATGCTGCTCGTCATCGTGCCGGTGATGGCGCTGACGATCTTCTTCGCCTGGCGCTACCGCGCCTCCGCCAAGGCGAGCTACGATCCGGACTGGAACCATTCGCTGCCGCTGGAGGTGGTGATCTGGTCGGTGCCGCTGCTGATCATCGTCGTGATCGGCGCCATGACCTGGATGGGCACGCATCTGCTCGACCCCTACCGCCCGCTCGACCGCATCAGCGCCGGCAAGCCGGTGGTCGAGGCCAAGGCCGGCGGCAACGGCGCCCGCAAGGAGCCGCTCGTCATCCAGGTCGTCGCGCTCGACTGGAAATGGCTGTTCCTCTACCCGGCGCAGGGCATCGCCTCGCTGAACGAAGTGGTGGCCCCCGTCGACCAGCCGATCGAGTTCCGCATCACCTCCTCCTCGGTGATGAATTCGCTCTTCATTCCCGCGCTCGCCGGCCAGATCTATGCGATGCCCGGCATGCAGACCAGGCTCAATGCCGTCATCAACCATGCCGGCGAGTTCGAGGGCTTCTCGGCCAACTACAGCGGGGCGGGCTTCTCCGACATGCGCTTCCGCTTCCGCGGGGTCGACGACAAGGCCTTCGGCGACTGGGTGCAGGGCGCGCTCCGCGACGGCAGTACGCTCGGACGCGGGGAGTATCTCGTGCTGGAGCGGCCGAGCGAACGCGAGCCGGTCCGCTACTTCCGCGACATCCCGTCCGATCTCTTCAGCGCCGTGCTCAACATGTGCGTCGATCGGGCCAAGATGTGCACGCGCGACATGATGGCGCTGGACGCCAAGGGCGGCGGCGGCAGGGAAGGCATCCATATCGTCGCGCAGCTCGAATACGACAAGAGCGTGCGCCGCGGTGGGCAGCCGATGCCGCCGCGCCCCTTCGTGACGGCGATCTGCACGCCGACCGATGTCTACGGCACCGCGGGCGTCACCGCCCGCGTCGCCAACTGA
- the cyoB gene encoding cytochrome o ubiquinol oxidase subunit I — MTYPDWWKLIFGRFTLEAIPYHEPILIGTFAAVLLGGLALVALVTRYKLWGYLWHEWFTSVDHKKIGIMYMILGVIMLLRGFADALMMRGQQAIAFAGNDGYLPPHHYDQIFTAHGVIMIFFVAMPFVTGLMNYVVPLQIGARDVAFPFLNNFSFWMTVGGAVLVMTSLFVGEFAKVGWLAYPPLSGAAYSPGVGMDYYLWALQIAGVGTTLSGVNLIATIVKMRAPGMDMMKMPVFTWTSLCTNVLIVATFPILAATLALLTLDRYVGTNFFTNDLGGNPMMYVNLIWIWGHPEVYILILPIFGVYSEVASTFCGKRLFGYASMVYATVVITILSYLVWLHHFFTMGSGASVNSFFGITTMIISIPTGAKIFNWLFTMYRGRIRFELPMMWLVAFMLTFVIGGMTGVMLAVPPADFVLHNSLFLIAHFHNVIIGGVVFGVFAGIAYWFPKAFGFKLDKFWGLLSFWFWVIGFYVAFMPLYVLGLMGVTRRLSRFEDPSLQIWFVIAAFGAVLIAFGILCFIIQIAVSIVRREQLRDTTGDPWDGRTLEWSTSSPPPAYNFAFTPIIHDLDAYADMKKRGYRRPLGGFKPIHMPRNTGAGVIIAGLATVCGFALIWYIWWLAALTFVGVIATAILHSFNYDRDFHIPAEAVLREEDSRSRLLGKA, encoded by the coding sequence ATGACCTATCCCGACTGGTGGAAGCTGATCTTCGGGCGCTTCACCCTCGAGGCGATCCCCTATCATGAGCCGATCCTGATCGGCACCTTCGCGGCAGTCCTCCTCGGCGGCCTCGCCCTCGTCGCTCTCGTGACCCGCTACAAGCTCTGGGGCTATCTCTGGCATGAGTGGTTCACCAGCGTGGACCACAAGAAGATCGGGATCATGTACATGATCCTCGGCGTGATCATGCTGCTGCGCGGTTTCGCCGATGCGCTGATGATGCGCGGACAGCAGGCGATCGCCTTTGCCGGCAACGATGGCTATCTGCCGCCGCATCATTACGACCAGATCTTCACGGCCCATGGCGTGATCATGATCTTCTTCGTGGCGATGCCCTTCGTCACCGGGCTGATGAACTATGTCGTGCCGCTGCAGATCGGCGCGCGCGACGTCGCCTTCCCCTTCCTCAACAATTTCTCGTTCTGGATGACGGTCGGCGGCGCCGTGCTGGTGATGACCTCGCTCTTCGTCGGCGAATTCGCCAAGGTCGGCTGGCTTGCCTATCCGCCGCTCTCGGGGGCCGCCTACTCGCCCGGGGTGGGCATGGATTATTACCTGTGGGCCTTGCAGATCGCGGGCGTGGGCACGACGCTGTCAGGCGTCAACCTGATCGCGACCATCGTGAAGATGCGCGCGCCCGGCATGGACATGATGAAGATGCCGGTCTTCACCTGGACCTCGCTCTGCACGAACGTGCTGATCGTCGCGACCTTCCCGATCCTGGCGGCGACGCTGGCGCTGCTGACGCTCGACCGTTATGTCGGCACCAACTTCTTCACGAACGATCTCGGCGGCAACCCGATGATGTACGTGAACCTGATCTGGATCTGGGGCCACCCGGAGGTCTACATCCTAATCCTGCCGATCTTCGGTGTGTATTCGGAGGTGGCCTCGACCTTCTGCGGCAAGCGCCTCTTCGGCTATGCCTCGATGGTCTATGCGACGGTGGTCATCACCATCCTGTCCTATCTCGTCTGGCTGCACCATTTCTTCACGATGGGCTCGGGCGCCAGCGTGAACTCCTTCTTCGGCATCACGACGATGATCATCTCGATCCCGACGGGCGCGAAGATCTTCAACTGGCTGTTCACGATGTATCGCGGCCGCATCCGCTTCGAACTGCCGATGATGTGGCTCGTCGCCTTCATGCTGACCTTCGTCATCGGCGGCATGACCGGCGTGATGCTGGCGGTGCCGCCCGCCGATTTCGTGCTGCATAACAGCCTGTTCCTGATCGCCCATTTCCACAACGTCATCATCGGCGGCGTGGTCTTCGGCGTCTTCGCCGGCATCGCCTACTGGTTCCCCAAGGCCTTCGGCTTCAAGCTCGACAAGTTTTGGGGCCTGCTCTCCTTCTGGTTCTGGGTGATCGGCTTCTACGTCGCCTTCATGCCGCTCTATGTGCTCGGCCTGATGGGCGTGACGCGGCGGCTCAGCCGCTTCGAGGACCCGTCGCTGCAGATCTGGTTCGTGATCGCGGCGTTCGGCGCGGTGCTGATCGCCTTCGGCATCCTCTGCTTCATCATCCAGATCGCCGTCAGCATCGTCAGGCGCGAGCAGTTGCGCGACACGACGGGCGATCCCTGGGATGGGCGCACGCTGGAATGGTCGACCTCCTCGCCGCCGCCGGCCTATAATTTCGCGTTCACGCCGATCATCCATGATCTCGATGCCTATGCCGACATGAAGAAGCGCGGCTACCGGCGCCCGCTCGGCGGCTTCAAGCCAATCCACATGCCGCGGAACACCGGCGCCGGCGTGATCATCGCCGGGCTCGCGACGGTCTGCGGCTTCGCGTTGATCTGGTACATCTGGTGGCTGGCGGCGCTGACCTTCGTCGGCGTGATCGCCACCGCGATCCTTCACAGCTTCAACTACGACCGGGATTTCCACATTCCGGCGGAAGCAGTCCTGCGCGAAGAGGATTCGCGCAGCCGGCTGCTCGGCAAGGCCTGA
- the cyoC gene encoding cytochrome o ubiquinol oxidase subunit III, giving the protein MAKAKAKAQAAGVPAFYVTEDEHAHSGGSTMLGFWLYLMSDCLIFAVLFATYGVLGRNYAAGPSGADLFDLRLVAVNTAMLLFSSITYGFAMLAMDKGKQALMQRWLVVTGLFGLAFLAIELYEFAHLIREGATPMRSAFLSSFFTLVGTHGLHVTFGLIWLTVLMVQVSKHGLIEANRRRLLCLSMFWHFLDVIWIGVFTFVYLMGVLK; this is encoded by the coding sequence ATGGCCAAGGCGAAAGCAAAGGCACAGGCGGCGGGCGTCCCGGCCTTCTATGTGACGGAAGACGAGCACGCCCATTCCGGTGGCTCGACCATGCTCGGCTTCTGGCTCTACCTGATGAGCGACTGCCTGATCTTCGCAGTCCTCTTCGCGACCTATGGCGTGCTCGGGCGCAATTACGCTGCCGGGCCATCCGGCGCGGACCTGTTCGACCTCAGGCTGGTCGCGGTCAACACGGCCATGCTGCTGTTCTCCTCGATCACCTATGGCTTCGCCATGCTGGCGATGGACAAGGGCAAGCAGGCGCTGATGCAGCGCTGGCTCGTCGTCACCGGGCTGTTCGGCCTCGCCTTCCTGGCGATCGAGCTCTACGAATTCGCGCATCTCATCCGCGAGGGCGCGACGCCGATGCGCAGCGCCTTCCTGTCCTCCTTCTTCACGCTGGTCGGCACGCACGGCCTGCACGTCACCTTCGGCCTGATCTGGCTGACGGTGCTGATGGTGCAGGTCTCGAAGCACGGGCTGATCGAGGCCAATCGCCGTCGGCTGCTGTGCCTCTCGATGTTCTGGCACTTCCTCGACGTCATCTGGATCGGCGTCTTCACCTTCGTCTATCTGATGGGCGTGCTGAAATGA
- the cyoD gene encoding cytochrome o ubiquinol oxidase subunit IV produces the protein MSGSQNHAETHGAHDDHAPHGSLRGYVTGFLLSVILTAIPFWLVMNDVLGNATLTAIVIMAFAAVQIVVHMVYFLHMNGRSEGGWNMMGLIFTIVIVAIVLSGSLWVMYHLNTNMMPDMHRM, from the coding sequence ATGAGCGGTAGCCAGAACCACGCTGAAACCCATGGCGCACATGACGACCATGCCCCGCATGGCAGCCTGCGCGGCTACGTCACCGGCTTCCTGCTCTCGGTCATCCTGACCGCGATCCCGTTCTGGCTCGTCATGAACGACGTGCTGGGCAATGCGACGCTGACGGCGATCGTGATCATGGCTTTCGCGGCCGTGCAGATCGTCGTCCACATGGTCTATTTCCTGCACATGAACGGCCGCTCGGAAGGCGGCTGGAACATGATGGGGCTGATCTTCACCATCGTTATCGTGGCGATCGTGCTCTCCGGCTCGCTCTGGGTGATGTACCACCTCAATACGAACATGATGCCGGACATGCATCGCATGTAG
- a CDS encoding SURF1 family protein, which translates to MPVDTFERTRSCFARLAFAVALCLCTLVFAGLGLWQVERRSWKLDLIARVSTRIHAAPVAAPGLAEWSRVSAATDEYRRVALQGRYLDAPETLTMAVTERGPGFWAMAPFRSDAGFTVLVNRGFVPEAQRDPSARRATGTGDTKVVGLLRLSEPGGGFLRGNDPAAGRWYSRDVAAIAVARGLAEVAPYFIDADAATEPGPLPQGGMTQVSFRNTHLVYALTWFCLALMSAGAAAFLIRRGEDAPTAD; encoded by the coding sequence ATGCCGGTCGACACGTTTGAGCGGACGCGCAGCTGCTTTGCCCGCCTTGCCTTCGCCGTCGCGCTTTGCCTCTGCACGCTCGTCTTCGCCGGGCTCGGCCTCTGGCAGGTCGAGCGCCGCAGCTGGAAGCTCGATCTGATCGCCCGCGTCAGCACGAGAATACATGCTGCCCCCGTCGCGGCCCCCGGACTAGCGGAGTGGTCGAGGGTCAGCGCCGCCACCGACGAATATCGCCGCGTCGCCCTTCAGGGCCGCTATCTCGATGCGCCGGAGACGCTGACCATGGCAGTGACCGAGCGCGGGCCCGGCTTCTGGGCGATGGCGCCGTTCCGCAGCGATGCCGGCTTCACCGTGCTGGTCAATCGCGGCTTCGTGCCGGAGGCTCAGCGCGATCCGAGCGCACGGCGCGCGACGGGGACCGGAGATACGAAGGTGGTCGGGCTGTTGCGGTTGAGCGAGCCCGGTGGCGGCTTCCTGCGCGGCAACGATCCCGCTGCCGGCCGCTGGTATTCGCGCGACGTCGCCGCGATCGCTGTCGCGCGGGGGCTTGCCGAGGTCGCGCCCTATTTCATCGACGCCGACGCGGCGACCGAGCCCGGCCCTTTGCCTCAGGGCGGCATGACCCAGGTCAGCTTCCGCAACACGCATCTGGTCTATGCGCTGACCTGGTTCTGCCTTGCGCTGATGAGCGCCGGGGCTGCGGCTTTTCTCATCCGTCGAGGAGAGGACGCGCCGACCGCGGACTGA
- a CDS encoding 4-hydroxyproline epimerase, whose protein sequence is MASHTFSCIDGHTCGNPVRLVSGGGPRLEGANMLEKRAHFLREFDWIRTGLMFEPRGHDMMSGSILYPPTRPDCDVAVLFIETSGCLPMCGHGTIGTITMGIENGLITPREPGRLSIDAPAGKVDISYRQEGRFVEEVRLTNVPGFLYAEGLTAEVEGLGEIVVDVAYGGNFYAIVEPQKNFRDMADHTAGELIGWSPKLRAALNAKYEFVHPEHPEIKGLSHIQWTGRATKPEAQARNAVFYGDKAIDRSPCGTGTSARMAQLAAKGKLAVGDEFVHESIIGSLFKGRVEAAATVANRAAIIPSVAGWARMTGYNTIFIDDRDPFAHGFVVA, encoded by the coding sequence ATGGCCAGCCACACCTTCTCCTGCATCGACGGCCATACCTGCGGCAATCCGGTGCGCCTCGTTTCCGGCGGCGGACCGCGGCTAGAAGGCGCCAACATGCTGGAGAAGCGCGCCCATTTCCTGCGCGAGTTCGACTGGATCCGCACCGGCCTGATGTTCGAGCCGCGTGGCCACGACATGATGTCGGGCTCGATCCTCTACCCGCCGACCCGCCCCGATTGCGACGTCGCCGTGCTCTTCATCGAGACCTCCGGCTGCCTGCCGATGTGCGGCCACGGCACCATCGGCACCATCACCATGGGCATCGAGAACGGGCTGATCACCCCGCGCGAGCCGGGCAGGCTCTCGATCGACGCCCCCGCCGGCAAGGTCGATATCAGCTATCGCCAGGAGGGCCGTTTCGTCGAGGAGGTCCGCCTGACCAATGTCCCGGGCTTCCTCTATGCCGAGGGCCTGACGGCCGAGGTCGAGGGCCTCGGCGAGATCGTCGTCGATGTCGCCTATGGCGGCAATTTCTACGCCATCGTCGAGCCGCAGAAGAATTTTCGCGACATGGCCGACCATACGGCCGGCGAATTGATCGGCTGGTCGCCGAAGCTGCGCGCAGCGCTCAACGCCAAATACGAATTCGTCCATCCCGAGCACCCCGAGATCAAGGGGCTCAGCCATATCCAGTGGACCGGCAGGGCGACGAAGCCGGAAGCCCAGGCACGCAACGCCGTGTTCTACGGCGACAAGGCGATCGACCGCTCGCCCTGCGGCACCGGCACCTCGGCCCGCATGGCGCAGCTTGCCGCCAAGGGGAAGCTCGCTGTCGGCGACGAGTTCGTCCATGAATCGATCATCGGCTCGCTGTTCAAGGGCCGCGTCGAGGCGGCCGCGACCGTCGCCAATCGCGCGGCGATCATCCCTTCTGTTGCCGGCTGGGCCCGGATGACCGGCTACAACACGATCTTCATCGACGACCGCGACCCCTTCGCCCACGGCTTCGTCGTCGCCTGA
- a CDS encoding FAD-dependent oxidoreductase: MANPDVIVIGAGVVGLSAAIAAQGRGLSVTVLDRTGPAAGASAGNAGAFAFTDILPLASPGILRKAPKWLLDPLGPLSVPPAYALRIAPWMFRFWRACSPARVAHSTTAQTALMDLSKAELEPFLRETGTFAMLRKDGNLQVYESEAELKASLPGWQARAEHGIEFRHLDAAGMAEIQPGLAPRFTHGTFTPGWYSIADPQGYTIALAEHFRARGGTIERLEVESLAPVDGGVTIHARGGHTRQATRVVLAAGAFSHRIARSLGERIPLETERGYNTTLPPDAFDLRTQVTFGGHGFVVSRLSIGIRVGGAVELGGLDLAPNFRRSEAMLAKARAFLPGLKPDDGVQWMGFRPSLPDSLPAIGRARATPRVVYAFGHGHLGLTQSAGTARLVADLLTDRPPAIDIASFSPQRF, from the coding sequence ATGGCCAATCCCGATGTCATCGTCATAGGCGCCGGCGTGGTCGGCCTCTCCGCCGCCATCGCGGCGCAGGGGCGTGGCCTGTCGGTCACCGTGCTGGACAGGACCGGGCCGGCCGCCGGCGCCTCCGCCGGCAATGCCGGCGCCTTCGCCTTCACCGACATCCTGCCGCTCGCCTCGCCCGGAATCCTGCGCAAGGCGCCGAAATGGCTGCTCGATCCGCTCGGCCCGCTTTCGGTTCCCCCTGCCTATGCGCTCCGGATCGCACCTTGGATGTTCCGGTTCTGGCGCGCCTGCTCGCCCGCCCGCGTCGCGCATTCCACCACGGCGCAGACAGCGCTGATGGACCTGTCCAAAGCGGAGCTGGAGCCCTTCCTGCGGGAGACCGGCACTTTCGCCATGCTGCGCAAGGACGGCAATCTCCAGGTTTATGAGAGCGAGGCCGAGCTGAAGGCTTCCCTGCCCGGCTGGCAGGCCCGCGCGGAACACGGCATCGAATTCCGGCATCTCGACGCCGCCGGCATGGCCGAGATTCAGCCCGGCCTCGCGCCGCGCTTCACCCACGGCACCTTCACCCCCGGCTGGTATTCGATCGCCGACCCGCAGGGCTATACGATCGCGCTGGCCGAGCATTTCCGCGCCCGCGGTGGCACGATCGAGCGGCTGGAGGTCGAGAGCCTCGCGCCGGTTGACGGCGGTGTCACGATCCATGCCCGTGGCGGCCACACGCGGCAGGCGACGCGGGTCGTGCTCGCGGCCGGCGCCTTCTCCCATCGCATCGCCAGGAGCCTGGGCGAGCGCATCCCGCTCGAAACCGAGCGCGGCTACAACACCACCTTGCCGCCGGACGCCTTCGACCTGCGCACGCAGGTCACCTTCGGCGGCCATGGCTTCGTCGTCAGCCGCCTCTCGATCGGCATCCGCGTCGGCGGTGCCGTCGAGCTCGGCGGCCTCGACTTAGCCCCGAATTTCCGCCGCTCCGAGGCGATGCTGGCCAAGGCCCGCGCCTTCCTGCCCGGCCTCAAGCCCGATGACGGCGTGCAATGGATGGGTTTTCGCCCCTCGCTGCCCGACAGCCTGCCGGCGATCGGCCGGGCGCGGGCGACGCCACGCGTGGTCTACGCCTTCGGCCATGGTCATCTCGGCCTGACGCAATCCGCCGGCACCGCCCGGCTGGTCGCCGACCTCTTGACGGATCGGCCGCCCGCGATCGACATCGCTTCCTTCTCACCGCAGCGCTTCTGA
- a CDS encoding dihydrodipicolinate synthase family protein produces MKAQIFSGVIPALMTPCNADRTPDFDGLVRKGKELIAAGMSAVVYCGSMGDWPLLTDAQRMEGVERLVKAGVPVIVGTGAVNTASAVAHAAHAQKVGAKGLMVIPRVLSRGSVIAAQKAHFKAILTAAPGLPAVIYNSPYYGFATRADLFFALRAEHPNLVGFKEFGGADDMRYAAENITSRDDDVSLMIGIDTTVVHGYVNCGATGAITGIGNVLPKEVLHLCQLSVAAAAGDAMARRQAQELEQALAVLSSFDAGPDLVLFFKHMMVLKGDKEYALHFNETDALSDSQRGYCEAQLKLFDAWYADWSKVNVARRQAA; encoded by the coding sequence ATGAAGGCCCAGATTTTCTCCGGCGTGATCCCCGCGCTGATGACCCCTTGCAACGCCGACCGCACGCCCGACTTCGACGGGCTGGTGCGCAAGGGCAAGGAGCTGATCGCCGCCGGCATGTCCGCCGTCGTGTATTGCGGCTCGATGGGTGACTGGCCGCTCCTGACCGATGCCCAGCGCATGGAAGGCGTCGAGCGCCTGGTGAAGGCCGGCGTCCCGGTCATCGTCGGCACCGGCGCGGTCAATACCGCCTCCGCCGTCGCGCACGCCGCCCATGCGCAAAAAGTCGGCGCCAAGGGCCTGATGGTGATCCCGCGCGTCCTGTCGCGCGGCTCGGTCATCGCCGCCCAGAAGGCTCATTTCAAGGCGATCCTGACCGCCGCGCCCGGCCTCCCGGCCGTGATCTACAACAGCCCCTACTACGGCTTCGCCACCCGCGCCGACCTGTTCTTCGCGCTGCGGGCCGAGCATCCGAACCTCGTCGGCTTCAAGGAATTCGGCGGAGCCGACGACATGCGCTATGCGGCCGAGAACATCACCAGCCGCGACGACGACGTCTCGCTGATGATCGGCATCGACACCACCGTCGTCCATGGCTACGTCAATTGCGGCGCGACCGGCGCGATCACCGGCATCGGCAACGTCCTGCCGAAGGAAGTGCTGCATCTCTGCCAGCTCTCGGTGGCCGCGGCCGCCGGCGATGCCATGGCCCGCCGCCAGGCGCAGGAACTGGAGCAGGCGCTGGCGGTGCTCTCCTCCTTCGATGCGGGCCCGGACCTCGTCCTGTTCTTCAAGCACATGATGGTGCTGAAGGGCGACAAGGAATACGCGCTGCATTTCAACGAGACCGATGCGCTGAGCGACAGCCAGCGCGGCTACTGCGAAGCGCAGCTCAAGCTGTTCGACGCCTGGTATGCCGACTGGTCGAAGGTGAACGTCGCCCGCAGGCAGGCGGCCTGA